One window of the Streptomyces asoensis genome contains the following:
- a CDS encoding Tn3 family transposase: MARIPNGTRCLPRSIATVSQRLTWRDSWRGARRSPTHRRLGPREIKSRGRVKQIYSVLFGPNSWTGFLDSFKHVSDRPTRMEGLLVSLVALLVAESCNIGLTGPDDLLLHSGSKK, translated from the coding sequence ATGGCGCGAATACCGAATGGGACTCGATGCCTTCCGAGGAGTATCGCCACGGTCAGTCAGCGCCTGACGTGGCGTGACTCATGGCGAGGGGCTAGGAGATCGCCGACCCATCGTCGGCTGGGGCCACGCGAGATCAAAAGCCGGGGCCGCGTCAAGCAGATCTACTCGGTCCTCTTCGGCCCGAACTCCTGGACCGGCTTCCTGGACTCCTTCAAGCACGTGTCCGACCGGCCCACCCGTATGGAAGGACTGCTGGTCTCCCTGGTCGCGTTGCTGGTCGCCGAGAGCTGCAACATCGGCCTGACCGGCCCCGACGACCTGCTGCTCCACTCCGGTTCGAAGAAGTGA
- a CDS encoding nitroreductase family protein, producing the protein MPGTASPFTDIARSRRSPRQFLPTALSPSDIRGVLEDARTAPSNSNTQPWTVHVVSGAARDALTKELLLAEEE; encoded by the coding sequence TTGCCCGGCACCGCATCACCCTTCACCGACATCGCACGCTCCCGCCGATCCCCCCGGCAGTTCCTGCCCACCGCCCTGTCCCCTTCGGACATCCGCGGCGTGCTGGAAGACGCACGGACGGCCCCCTCGAACAGCAACACCCAGCCGTGGACGGTGCACGTCGTCTCGGGTGCGGCACGCGACGCCCTGACCAAAGAGCTGCTCCTGGCCGAGGAGGAGTGA
- a CDS encoding SDR family oxidoreductase — MKITGNTILITGGTSGIGLGLALRLHEAGNKVIVAGRRKELLDEITAEHPGIEALVLDVADPDSIARARETVAASHPELNILVNNAGIMLRENLLDPAELPVAEDHVTVNLLGTIRMTYAFLPLLVGKDDAVVMNVTSALAFVPYQSTPTYSATKAALHSFSESLRIQLAGADAGVQVIEVVPPGVRTTLLGQQDSEHSMPLDDFLTETLDLLREKPDAKEIVVERARFIRDAQANGSYDDVLAMISGS, encoded by the coding sequence ATGAAGATCACCGGCAACACGATCCTGATCACCGGCGGAACCTCGGGCATCGGCCTCGGTCTGGCCCTGCGCCTGCACGAGGCCGGCAACAAGGTGATCGTCGCCGGCCGGCGCAAGGAACTCCTCGACGAGATCACGGCCGAGCACCCCGGCATCGAGGCGCTCGTCCTCGACGTCGCGGACCCCGACTCGATCGCCCGGGCCCGCGAGACCGTGGCGGCGAGCCACCCCGAGCTGAACATCCTGGTCAACAACGCCGGCATCATGCTGCGGGAGAACCTCCTCGACCCGGCCGAACTCCCGGTCGCCGAGGATCACGTCACCGTCAACCTGCTCGGCACGATCCGGATGACGTACGCCTTCCTGCCACTTCTGGTGGGCAAGGACGACGCGGTCGTCATGAACGTCACCTCGGCGCTGGCGTTCGTCCCGTATCAGAGCACCCCGACCTACAGCGCGACCAAGGCCGCGCTGCACTCCTTCTCCGAGAGCCTGCGCATCCAGCTCGCCGGTGCTGACGCCGGCGTCCAGGTGATCGAGGTGGTCCCGCCGGGCGTGCGCACGACCCTGCTCGGCCAGCAGGACAGCGAACACTCCATGCCGTTGGACGACTTCCTCACCGAGACCCTCGACCTGCTGCGGGAGAAGCCCGACGCGAAGGAGATTGTCGTCGAGCGCGCCAGGTTCATCCGCGACGCGCAGGCCAACGGCTCCTACGACGACGTCCTCGCCATGATCAGCGGCAGCTGA
- a CDS encoding ASCH domain-containing protein, translating to MDDSTSWQHSTANQTLYFHPDYLDAVRAEQKTTTVRFRDPVEMGPVSLVFELDDEVALPGVVTQVTAKTIAQLSESDARADGFRDLAELHDRLRFHYPQIEPTDTIAIVHFRLAK from the coding sequence ATGGACGACAGCACTTCATGGCAGCACTCAACGGCGAATCAGACCCTGTACTTCCATCCTGACTATCTCGATGCAGTACGCGCCGAACAGAAGACGACCACGGTACGTTTCCGTGACCCGGTGGAGATGGGCCCGGTGAGCCTGGTGTTCGAGTTGGACGACGAGGTGGCACTGCCGGGTGTCGTCACGCAGGTCACTGCTAAGACGATTGCTCAGTTGAGCGAGTCGGACGCTCGAGCGGACGGTTTCCGTGATCTCGCCGAGCTTCACGACAGACTGCGGTTTCACTACCCCCAGATCGAGCCGACCGACACCATCGCCATCGTGCACTTCCGGTTGGCGAAATAA
- a CDS encoding DUF2975 domain-containing protein, with product MGKLTVRALRAVLVVVLAGTVCVQALMVWTLVSGNDPEDGSLPLTALRVITILGMVSAQVALVCVWRLVTMVRRGTVFSHAAFRYVDGVIGAIVGAALVWFAVTAVNAPGQRDDPGVTVIMGGVGVAILGVALIVLVLRMLLAQAVARDVEAAQMQAELDEVI from the coding sequence GTGGGAAAGCTGACAGTACGTGCGCTGCGCGCCGTGCTCGTAGTGGTGCTCGCCGGCACCGTGTGCGTCCAGGCATTGATGGTGTGGACATTGGTCAGCGGGAACGACCCGGAGGACGGGTCGCTCCCGCTGACCGCGCTGCGCGTGATCACGATCCTGGGCATGGTGTCGGCCCAGGTCGCCCTGGTCTGCGTATGGCGGCTGGTGACCATGGTTCGACGCGGAACCGTGTTCTCCCACGCCGCCTTCCGGTACGTGGACGGCGTGATCGGCGCGATCGTGGGGGCTGCCCTCGTGTGGTTCGCGGTCACTGCCGTCAATGCGCCGGGCCAGCGGGACGACCCGGGGGTCACCGTCATCATGGGCGGGGTCGGCGTGGCCATCCTGGGAGTCGCGCTCATCGTGCTCGTGCTGCGGATGCTGCTCGCCCAGGCCGTCGCGCGCGACGTCGAAGCGGCGCAGATGCAGGCCGAGTTGGACGAGGTGATCTGA
- a CDS encoding ABC transporter ATP-binding protein produces the protein MAVSVALRGVSRRYPGLTALDEVDLEVAAGEVVMLTGPSGAGKSTVLHVTGGMDQPDEGHVEIDGTQLAPRDLDRHRRRIGFVFQRFHLLSALTVLDNVLAPVLPRRVDFDRRARGMELLEAVGLDQRADALPSQLSGGQQQRVAVARALINRPGLLLADEPTGNLDSVIGREIIDLLMSLRERYGMTMLIASHDAEVAANGDRVVRLQDGRITSDQRVTPSGDVLDRLGGLRP, from the coding sequence ATGGCTGTGAGCGTGGCGTTACGCGGGGTGAGTCGCCGGTATCCCGGGCTGACCGCTCTGGACGAGGTCGACCTGGAGGTCGCAGCCGGCGAGGTGGTGATGCTGACCGGGCCGTCCGGCGCCGGCAAATCCACCGTCCTGCATGTGACGGGCGGCATGGACCAGCCCGACGAGGGGCACGTCGAGATCGACGGCACACAGCTGGCGCCCCGGGACCTGGACCGTCACCGGCGGCGTATCGGCTTCGTCTTCCAGCGCTTCCACCTGCTGTCCGCGCTGACCGTGCTGGACAACGTGCTCGCCCCCGTCCTGCCGCGCAGAGTGGACTTCGACCGGCGTGCGCGCGGCATGGAGCTGCTCGAAGCTGTCGGCCTGGACCAGCGGGCCGACGCCCTGCCCTCGCAGTTGTCGGGCGGCCAGCAGCAACGCGTCGCCGTCGCACGCGCGTTGATCAACCGGCCGGGACTGTTACTGGCCGACGAGCCCACGGGAAACCTGGACAGCGTCATCGGACGGGAGATCATCGACCTGCTGATGTCGCTGCGCGAGCGGTACGGGATGACGATGCTGATCGCATCCCACGATGCGGAAGTCGCCGCCAACGGCGACCGGGTGGTGCGTCTACAGGACGGCAGGATCACCTCGGACCAGCGGGTCACACCGTCCGGCGACGTGCTGGACCGGCTGGGGGGCCTGCGCCCGTGA
- a CDS encoding recombinase family protein: MFSDKKSGKTDLRPELKACHAFLDAGDTLVVPSLDRYGRSLQDLINMVAALRERGIGFTSLHENLDTTTPGGRLVFHVLAALAEFIRELIVQGTREGLAAARARGRVGGRPTVATEEVIKAARDLLPDPGRSITSIAKLLGVSPGTLYNHIPDLRELRAGVATRQLDATGR, encoded by the coding sequence ATCTTCTCCGACAAGAAGTCCGGCAAGACCGACCTGCGCCCGGAGCTGAAGGCGTGCCACGCCTTCCTCGACGCCGGCGACACGTTGGTCGTCCCCTCGCTCGACCGCTACGGCCGCAGCCTCCAGGACCTCATCAACATGGTCGCCGCCCTGCGCGAGCGCGGCATCGGCTTCACCTCGCTGCACGAGAACCTCGACACCACCACCCCCGGCGGCCGGCTCGTCTTCCACGTCCTCGCCGCCCTCGCCGAGTTCATCCGCGAACTCATCGTCCAGGGCACCCGCGAGGGCCTGGCCGCCGCCCGCGCCCGCGGCCGGGTCGGCGGACGCCCTACCGTCGCCACCGAGGAAGTCATCAAGGCCGCCCGAGACCTGCTGCCCGACCCCGGCCGCTCCATCACCTCGATCGCCAAACTCCTCGGCGTCTCCCCGGGCACCCTCTACAACCACATCCCCGACCTGCGCGAACTACGCGCCGGAGTCGCCACCCGCCAGCTCGACGCCACGGGGCGGTGA
- a CDS encoding SDR family NAD(P)-dependent oxidoreductase translates to MRVEEEIEKAGGTALAVGADITDRGQAGAAVQQTVDRFGRLDTLVNNAGLMLIGPVVGADTDEWDRMIKINVQGLLHTTHAALPHLLAAAEQDPRRVADIVNISSAAGRRAGDGYGVYNLTKFGVKGFTESLRQEITQRHVRVGVIEPGGVSTELASHNKPEVQNELITPFFEQTEALAPEDIADGVAYMVTRPRHASANELWIMPTEQL, encoded by the coding sequence GTGCGCGTCGAGGAAGAGATCGAGAAGGCGGGCGGCACCGCCCTCGCGGTCGGCGCGGACATCACCGACCGCGGCCAGGCCGGCGCCGCCGTCCAGCAGACCGTCGACCGCTTCGGACGTCTCGATACCCTCGTCAACAACGCCGGCCTGATGCTCATCGGCCCCGTCGTCGGTGCCGACACCGACGAGTGGGACCGCATGATCAAGATCAACGTTCAGGGCCTGCTCCACACCACCCACGCAGCCCTGCCGCACCTCCTGGCCGCCGCAGAACAGGACCCGCGCCGCGTCGCCGACATCGTCAACATCAGCTCGGCTGCCGGCCGCCGCGCCGGTGACGGCTACGGCGTCTACAACCTGACCAAGTTCGGCGTCAAGGGCTTCACCGAGTCCCTGCGCCAGGAGATCACTCAGCGCCACGTCCGCGTCGGCGTGATCGAGCCCGGCGGGGTGAGCACCGAACTCGCCTCCCACAACAAGCCCGAAGTCCAGAACGAGCTGATCACCCCGTTCTTCGAGCAGACCGAGGCACTCGCCCCCGAGGACATCGCCGACGGCGTCGCCTACATGGTCACCCGCCCACGCCACGCCTCCGCCAACGAGCTGTGGATCATGCCCACCGAGCAGCTCTGA
- a CDS encoding NADPH-dependent F420 reductase codes for MKITVIGAGAIGGNLAARLSTAGHDVQVADARGPEAVRAEVLESGARAADLSDAAVQGRDVIVLSIPFGVAGQLADLFVSVPDETVVIDTSNYYPGMLSEPIEAVDNGQVESVYTAELLGRPVVKAWNAALAETQRTKGVPAGTPGRLAIPVAGDSEEARKVAMSLVDDTGFDPYDAGTLADSWRQQPNSPAYCTELTLDELPAALAAADRVKDAAIRDSLPERFAALPANPTVDDVVEMNRAAHR; via the coding sequence ATGAAAATTACTGTCATAGGTGCTGGCGCCATCGGCGGGAACCTCGCTGCCAGGCTCAGCACGGCCGGTCACGACGTCCAGGTGGCCGACGCCCGCGGCCCCGAGGCCGTCCGGGCGGAGGTACTGGAGTCCGGGGCCCGCGCGGCGGACCTCTCCGACGCCGCCGTCCAGGGCCGGGACGTCATCGTCCTGTCGATCCCGTTCGGGGTGGCGGGCCAGCTGGCGGACCTGTTCGTGTCAGTGCCCGACGAGACGGTGGTCATCGACACCTCGAACTACTACCCCGGCATGCTCAGCGAGCCGATCGAGGCGGTGGACAACGGCCAGGTGGAGAGCGTGTACACCGCCGAGCTGCTCGGCCGCCCCGTGGTCAAGGCGTGGAACGCCGCCCTGGCCGAAACCCAGCGGACCAAGGGCGTCCCGGCCGGAACGCCCGGCCGCCTCGCCATCCCCGTCGCCGGCGACTCCGAGGAGGCGCGGAAGGTGGCCATGAGCCTGGTGGACGACACCGGCTTCGACCCCTACGACGCCGGCACGCTGGCCGACTCCTGGCGCCAGCAGCCGAACAGTCCCGCCTACTGCACCGAACTGACCCTCGACGAGTTGCCCGCGGCCCTGGCCGCGGCCGACCGCGTCAAGGACGCGGCCATCCGCGACAGCCTCCCGGAACGCTTCGCGGCCCTCCCGGCCAACCCCACCGTCGACGACGTCGTCGAGATGAACCGCGCCGCCCACCGCTGA
- a CDS encoding PadR family transcriptional regulator — protein MPLHHAVLALLTRRPNHGYELKARFEEAVGPQWGGLNIGHLYQILERLVRDGYVSRSQVTQTDRPDKNLYTLTEAGEAELRSWATTAWVRVGGFRDELFLKLLGAVALGPQALTTLIDSQRQTYLSELAGLAQQRRAHADEPLVAVLIDAAIAHTKADLGLLDSAAQHLGPLATAQSAQAPERPHTQVQGDTDEAAGHGGMRGDRTESA, from the coding sequence ATGCCGCTCCACCACGCCGTGCTCGCGCTGCTGACCCGGCGACCGAATCACGGATACGAACTCAAGGCCCGGTTCGAGGAGGCCGTCGGTCCGCAGTGGGGTGGCCTGAACATCGGTCACCTCTACCAGATCCTCGAACGGCTGGTCCGTGACGGCTATGTCTCGCGCTCGCAGGTCACGCAGACCGACCGGCCCGACAAGAACCTCTACACGCTCACCGAGGCGGGCGAGGCCGAGCTGCGCTCGTGGGCGACCACCGCCTGGGTGCGCGTCGGCGGCTTCCGCGACGAGCTGTTCCTGAAGCTCCTCGGCGCTGTCGCGCTGGGCCCGCAGGCCCTGACCACGCTGATCGATTCACAGCGGCAGACGTACCTGTCCGAGCTCGCGGGCCTGGCACAGCAGCGCCGCGCCCACGCCGACGAGCCGCTGGTCGCCGTCCTGATCGACGCCGCCATCGCGCACACCAAGGCCGACCTCGGACTGCTGGACAGCGCCGCACAGCATCTGGGCCCGCTCGCCACGGCACAGAGTGCGCAGGCGCCGGAGCGCCCACACACACAGGTGCAGGGCGACACCGACGAGGCCGCCGGTCATGGCGGGATGAGAGGGGACCGTACAGAGTCCGCTTAG
- a CDS encoding FtsX-like permease family protein: protein MILDQLRRRRGRALALAAGILVAATSFTLLTATVSTSQATTVGTVRKNARSAYDVLVRPPDSQTDVERQSGLVSPNFLSGTFGGITMDQYRRIDGMAGVDVAAPVANIGYLMVASTVTVDVSRFLDGKASRQILRISPTLTSGLGTYRTSDEYVYLTRSPLTSASESDGLFESDTLETGEADKSTQRYRIKGKYDVCFYFNRDKSEQTEFNLDLPLKPNIIAEDLRDKSPFDPDLSSRMNCQSGQDKATIDIPVSYPVLLSAIDPVAEDRLVGLGDTIASGRMLTEQDKPWTVSSAKSVHGQHDSYIPALLSDNPLTTGTLDATVERLDVGDPAELPSKLGNPTAGSFVRGLSGTTVGRTRVDLSKGYRKALTEDSFDTGAYWTVGPVTYRRSSDGDLAAQAQPPQKPSLWITNYDQQPFTNVPEENHQGTQYRKVTSHVATNCIGLGTCDGVDSGRLPNPFVHLVGRYDTGKLPGFSPLSDTPLETYQVPQVTGADSATRAKLHGKPLEPDRNLGGYVSPPPTMLTTMDSITALTKSRRVPSLQDKAPVSAIRIRVAGVTGVDTASRARVNAVAGAIRAAYPRLQVDVTVGSSPAPQTVTLSASAQVTERWVAKGVALRILKAVDTKSAVLFVLVLVVCALFLGQAALASVRSRRIEIGTLRCLGWSGGEVLRLVLGELAVIGLAAGAAGTVLTYVLGRVLGQSEAGSKSLLVLPVALLLATAAGLIPAWLATRLGPMEAVRPPVTAALRARPVRSVAGLAMLNLLRVRGRTLLGAAGLALGVAAFTVLLALTLAFRGEVAGSLLGSAVVAQAREADYLSVALSLLLGAAGAIDVLVISQRERAADLAVLRATGWTNRELAKLTLYEGVGLALLGGLSGAVAGLAGVLTLGRGVLHGHLFTVVGAALLATLAATALVVAALTVPIRGLSRIAPAHLLAAD from the coding sequence ATGATCCTCGATCAGCTCCGGCGGCGGCGCGGGCGCGCGCTGGCCCTGGCCGCCGGAATCCTGGTGGCGGCGACCAGTTTCACCTTGCTGACCGCGACGGTGAGCACGAGCCAGGCGACCACCGTGGGCACGGTACGGAAGAACGCACGGTCCGCGTACGACGTCCTGGTACGCCCGCCCGACTCGCAGACGGACGTGGAGCGGCAGAGCGGTCTGGTCTCGCCGAACTTCCTGTCCGGCACGTTCGGTGGCATCACCATGGACCAGTACCGGCGCATCGACGGCATGGCCGGGGTCGACGTGGCCGCGCCGGTCGCCAACATCGGCTACCTCATGGTGGCGAGCACCGTCACCGTGGACGTGTCCCGCTTCCTGGACGGCAAGGCGAGCCGGCAGATCCTGCGCATCAGCCCGACGCTCACCTCCGGACTGGGCACCTACCGCACCTCCGACGAGTACGTCTACCTCACCCGCTCCCCCCTGACGTCGGCGTCGGAGTCGGACGGCCTCTTCGAGTCCGACACCCTGGAAACGGGCGAGGCCGACAAGAGCACCCAGCGGTATCGGATCAAGGGGAAGTACGACGTCTGCTTCTACTTCAACCGGGACAAGTCAGAGCAGACCGAGTTCAACCTGGATCTGCCGTTGAAGCCGAACATCATCGCCGAGGACCTCAGGGACAAGTCGCCGTTCGACCCGGACCTGAGTTCGCGGATGAACTGCCAGTCCGGCCAGGACAAGGCCACCATCGACATTCCGGTCAGTTACCCCGTGCTGCTGTCCGCCATCGACCCGGTGGCCGAGGACCGGCTGGTGGGCCTGGGCGACACCATCGCCTCGGGCCGGATGCTCACCGAGCAGGACAAGCCGTGGACGGTGTCGTCCGCCAAGAGCGTCCACGGACAACACGACTCCTACATCCCGGCGCTGCTCAGCGACAACCCGCTGACCACCGGCACGCTCGACGCCACCGTGGAGCGGCTGGACGTCGGCGACCCGGCGGAGCTGCCCTCGAAACTGGGCAACCCGACAGCCGGCAGCTTCGTCCGAGGCCTGAGCGGCACCACGGTGGGCAGGACCCGCGTCGACCTGAGCAAGGGCTACCGGAAGGCACTGACCGAGGACTCGTTCGACACCGGGGCCTACTGGACGGTCGGCCCGGTCACCTACCGCCGGAGCTCCGACGGCGACCTCGCCGCGCAGGCGCAGCCGCCGCAGAAGCCCAGCCTGTGGATCACCAACTACGACCAGCAGCCGTTCACCAACGTCCCCGAGGAGAACCACCAGGGCACCCAGTACCGAAAGGTGACCAGCCACGTCGCCACGAACTGCATCGGGCTGGGTACCTGCGACGGCGTCGACTCCGGACGCCTGCCCAATCCCTTCGTCCACCTCGTCGGCCGCTACGACACCGGCAAACTGCCCGGCTTCTCACCCCTTTCCGACACCCCGTTGGAGACCTACCAGGTGCCGCAGGTCACCGGCGCGGACAGCGCGACCCGAGCGAAGCTCCACGGCAAGCCGCTGGAGCCCGACCGCAACCTGGGCGGCTACGTCAGCCCGCCGCCCACCATGCTGACGACGATGGACTCCATCACCGCGCTCACCAAGAGCCGCCGGGTCCCGAGCCTCCAGGACAAGGCGCCGGTCAGCGCGATCAGGATCCGGGTGGCCGGAGTGACCGGCGTCGACACCGCCTCCCGGGCTCGGGTCAACGCGGTGGCCGGGGCGATCCGGGCCGCCTACCCCCGGCTCCAGGTCGACGTCACCGTCGGCAGCTCGCCCGCGCCGCAGACGGTGACGCTGAGTGCCTCGGCACAGGTGACGGAGCGCTGGGTCGCCAAGGGCGTGGCACTGCGCATTCTCAAGGCGGTGGACACCAAGAGCGCGGTGCTCTTCGTGCTGGTCCTCGTCGTGTGCGCGCTCTTCCTCGGCCAGGCTGCGCTTGCCTCGGTGCGCTCACGTCGCATCGAGATCGGCACGCTGCGCTGCCTGGGCTGGAGCGGTGGCGAAGTGCTCCGCCTGGTCCTCGGCGAACTGGCGGTGATCGGCCTCGCCGCCGGAGCCGCGGGCACGGTACTCACATACGTGCTGGGCCGGGTGCTGGGCCAGTCCGAAGCCGGCTCCAAGTCACTCCTCGTGCTCCCGGTGGCGCTCCTCCTGGCCACGGCGGCGGGACTGATCCCCGCCTGGCTCGCCACCCGGCTGGGACCGATGGAAGCCGTCCGACCCCCGGTGACGGCGGCCCTCCGCGCACGCCCGGTGCGTTCGGTGGCCGGACTGGCCATGCTCAACCTGCTGCGGGTGCGGGGCCGCACGCTGCTGGGTGCGGCAGGACTGGCGCTGGGAGTGGCCGCCTTCACGGTGCTGCTCGCCCTGACGCTGGCCTTCCGGGGCGAGGTGGCCGGGTCGCTGCTCGGCAGCGCCGTGGTGGCGCAGGCGCGCGAGGCCGACTACCTCAGCGTCGCCCTGTCCTTGCTGCTGGGCGCCGCCGGCGCCATCGACGTCCTGGTCATCTCGCAGCGCGAACGCGCCGCCGATCTCGCGGTGCTGCGGGCGACCGGCTGGACCAACCGCGAGCTGGCGAAGCTGACCCTCTACGAGGGAGTCGGACTGGCTCTGCTGGGCGGCCTGTCCGGTGCGGTGGCCGGCCTGGCCGGGGTGCTGACCCTCGGCCGGGGCGTGCTGCACGGACACCTGTTCACGGTCGTCGGCGCCGCGCTGCTGGCCACGCTCGCGGCGACCGCCCTGGTGGTGGCGGCTCTGACGGTGCCGATCCGGGGGCTGTCCCGGATCGCCCCCGCCCACCTGCTCGCCGCCGACTGA
- a CDS encoding helix-turn-helix transcriptional regulator: MDKKELAEFLRHRREMLRPRDVGLVEGARRRTQGLRREEVAQLAGMSTDYYARLEQQRGPQPSVQVTAALARALRLTLDERDHLFGLIGHNAPARFHRSEHVSPTLMRVLDRLDDSPALVTTDLVDTLAMNPLAIALLGDQTRHTGLASSGYYRWFMDPAERLVFPEETHEHHGRAQAARLRAALTAGSDTPRAARILAELQEHSPEFVRMWELQEVARYGDCKTILHPELGRIDVDPQLLYTENRAQTLVVLTTRPGTESHSKLELLSVIGHQQLTP, encoded by the coding sequence ATGGACAAGAAGGAACTGGCGGAATTCCTGCGCCACCGGCGTGAGATGTTGCGGCCCCGCGACGTCGGGCTGGTCGAGGGGGCGCGCAGGCGTACGCAGGGGCTGCGCCGCGAGGAGGTTGCGCAGCTCGCCGGCATGTCCACCGACTACTACGCCCGGCTGGAACAGCAGCGTGGTCCGCAGCCCTCAGTCCAGGTCACCGCGGCTCTCGCCCGGGCATTGCGGCTGACGCTGGACGAACGCGACCATCTCTTCGGTCTCATCGGCCACAATGCCCCAGCCCGCTTCCATCGCTCCGAGCATGTCAGCCCCACGCTGATGCGGGTCCTGGACCGCCTGGACGACTCCCCGGCCCTGGTAACGACCGACCTGGTCGACACCCTCGCGATGAACCCGCTGGCCATCGCGCTGCTCGGCGACCAGACCCGCCACACCGGTCTGGCCAGTAGCGGCTACTACCGCTGGTTCATGGACCCTGCCGAACGCCTGGTGTTTCCGGAGGAGACCCACGAACACCACGGCCGCGCCCAGGCGGCACGCCTGCGGGCCGCGCTGACAGCCGGCAGCGACACCCCCCGAGCTGCCCGGATCCTCGCCGAACTCCAGGAACACAGCCCCGAGTTCGTCCGCATGTGGGAACTTCAGGAGGTCGCCCGCTACGGCGACTGCAAGACCATCCTCCATCCCGAACTCGGTCGCATCGACGTCGACCCCCAGCTCCTGTACACCGAGAACCGCGCCCAGACCCTGGTGGTGCTGACCACTCGCCCCGGCACGGAGAGCCACAGCAAACTCGAACTGCTCTCCGTCATAGGCCACCAACAGCTCACCCCCTGA
- a CDS encoding TetR/AcrR family transcriptional regulator, translating into MSAGEQRGRKPRADVQRNRAALLETAQRHFLQHGVGTSLEAVAKEAGVGPATLYRHFPTREALLAAVLQTRSEELVARQADIEQLGDPAEALEQWLRAMEEYFSAFSGLPDPLMAAARAQEPDNPLTIPCDILISATDQYVRAAQLAGRVRASVRGHDLFLAACSVAWIKGTGTEEESLDRLRTLIASGYRRQDTQA; encoded by the coding sequence ATGAGCGCCGGCGAACAGCGAGGACGCAAGCCCCGCGCGGACGTCCAGCGCAACCGCGCTGCCCTCCTTGAGACCGCGCAGCGTCACTTCCTACAGCACGGGGTCGGCACCTCCCTCGAAGCGGTGGCCAAGGAGGCGGGCGTCGGACCCGCCACCCTGTACCGGCACTTCCCCACCCGGGAGGCACTGCTGGCGGCCGTGCTGCAGACCCGCTCCGAGGAACTCGTGGCCCGCCAGGCGGACATCGAGCAACTCGGCGACCCCGCCGAGGCGCTGGAGCAGTGGCTGCGGGCGATGGAGGAGTACTTCAGCGCCTTCAGCGGGCTGCCGGATCCGCTCATGGCCGCGGCCCGGGCGCAGGAGCCGGACAACCCGCTCACCATTCCCTGCGACATCCTCATCTCCGCCACCGATCAGTACGTGCGAGCCGCCCAGCTCGCGGGGCGCGTGCGCGCGTCGGTGCGGGGGCACGACCTGTTCCTCGCGGCCTGTTCCGTTGCCTGGATCAAGGGCACCGGTACGGAGGAGGAGTCGCTCGACCGGCTCCGCACGCTCATCGCGAGCGGCTACCGCCGGCAGGACACCCAGGCGTAA
- a CDS encoding MBL fold metallo-hydrolase, translating into MTLDVPGRPRVVAVPGHTPGSVAFHLPAQGTVFTGDALVTHDGLVGLTGTGPQIIGPVFTHDTAQARTSLEALTSLDAGLMLPGHGDPLHGSVADAVAQARHTPS; encoded by the coding sequence ATGACCCTGGACGTCCCCGGACGGCCACGCGTGGTGGCAGTACCCGGGCACACACCCGGCAGCGTGGCATTCCATCTGCCCGCACAGGGCACGGTATTCACCGGGGACGCGCTGGTCACCCACGACGGCCTGGTGGGTCTCACCGGCACCGGGCCCCAGATCATCGGCCCGGTATTCACCCACGACACGGCACAGGCACGAACGTCGCTGGAGGCGTTGACCTCGTTGGACGCGGGCCTGATGCTCCCCGGTCACGGCGACCCGCTCCACGGCAGCGTCGCCGATGCCGTGGCACAAGCCCGACACACCCCGTCCTGA
- a CDS encoding helix-turn-helix domain-containing protein codes for MPIAVDIDVMLARRKMSVGELADRVGITPANLAVLKNGRAKAVRFATLAALCEVLKCQPGDLLRWETEDAAGG; via the coding sequence ATGCCGATCGCCGTCGACATCGACGTGATGCTGGCCAGGCGGAAGATGTCCGTTGGCGAGCTTGCGGACCGCGTAGGCATCACTCCCGCCAACCTGGCGGTACTCAAGAACGGCCGGGCCAAGGCGGTGCGCTTCGCGACGCTCGCCGCGCTCTGCGAGGTGCTCAAGTGCCAGCCGGGCGACCTGTTGCGCTGGGAGACCGAGGACGCCGCAGGCGGATGA